A single region of the Cucumis melo cultivar AY chromosome 3, USDA_Cmelo_AY_1.0, whole genome shotgun sequence genome encodes:
- the LOC103488505 gene encoding U-box domain-containing protein 51 isoform X2 codes for MLGIKLIVEGASDSENGETDAQQLFVPYRGYCARKGVQLKEVVLDDPDISKALVDYVHKNCINSFVVGASTRSALARKFKAPDVPTSIIKTAPEFCSVYVISKAKIISARAALRPVANTAMPPRQPSPLGVQSNGQPDSSSEPENGAKMQVAKEGWKSAGTERMLAERNGGGKPAKALTRERPKTSPTNISLENIEVPNRGSRSSFSRDSISDDNMMTAQMAFGSMDATAQSLDFSASSNLSMDSASQSTRELEAEMKRLKLELKQTMDMYSSACKEAISAKNKARELSQWKQDEARKFEEVRLAEEAALAIAEMEKAKCKAAIEAAEAAQKLAEREAQRRKQAEMKARREAEEKKRALNALAQNDVRYRKYTIEEIEESTEKFSEKLKIGEGGYGPVYGGKLDHTAVAIKVLRPDAAQGRKQFQQEVEVLCCIRHPNMVLLLGACPEYGCLVYEYMHNGSLEDRLFRRGNSPPLSWRRRFKIAAEIATALLFLHQAKPEPLVHRDLKPANILLDRNFVSKISDVGLARLVPPSVADQVTQYHLTSAAGTFCYIDPEYQQTGKLTTKSDIYSFGIMLLQIITAKPPMGLAHHVQRAIEKDRFDEMLDPTISDCPLEEATNFAKLALKCAELRKRDRPDLGTVIVPELNRLRDIGRSSDKRESRNHYSRSSASASSSSSKPQSSNEDTRVIYTDEGS; via the exons ATGTTAGGCATAAAGCTAATCGTAG AGGGTGCGAGCGATTCTGAAAATGGCGAAACTGATGCCCAGCAGCTATTTGTTCCTTACCGTGGATATTGTGCTCGTAAAGGG GTTCAGCTGAAGGAGGTTGTTCTTGACGATCCTGATATTTCCAAAGCGCTTGTTGACTACGTTCATAAGAATTGCATCAACAGTTTTGTAGTTGGAGCTTCAACAAGAAGTGCTTTAGCAAG GAAATTTAAAGCCCCCGATGTGCCAACCAGCATAATAAAAACTGCCCCAGAATTTTGTTCTGTTTATGTAATATCAAAAGCGAAGATAATATCTGCCAGGGCAGCTCTTCGGCCAGTGGCTAATACCGCCATGCCACCAAGACAACCATCGCCGCTTGGAGTTCAGTCAAATGGTCAACCAGACAGCAGCAGCGAACCAGAAAATGGAGCCAA AATGCAAGTAGCAAAGGAAGGATGGAAAAGTGCTGGTACAGAGAGAATGCTCGCTGAAAGGAATGGAGGTGGAAAACCAGCAAAAGCATTGACCCGCGAGAGGCCAAAAACTTCTCCGACTAATATATCATTGGAAAACATAGAGGTTCCAAATCGAGGGTCTAGGTCTTCATTTAGTCGTGATTCGATATCTGATGACAATATGATGACTGCACAAATGGCTTTTGGTTCAATGGATGCGACTGCTCAAAGTTTAGATTTCAGTGCTAGCTCAAATTTGTCAATGGACTCTGCTTCACAATCTACT CGGGAACTAGAGGCTGAGATGAAAAGATTGAAGTTGGAATTAAAGCAAACCATGGATATGTATAGCTCAGCCTGCAAAGAGGCAATCTCAGCCAAGAACAAG GCAAGAGAACTAAGTCAGTGGAAGCAGGATGAGGCACGTAAGTTTGAGGAAGTCAGGCTAGCCGAAGAGGCTGCTCTTGCTATTGCCGAGATGGAGAAAGCCAAGTGCAAAGCTGCCATTGAAGCAGCAGAGGCAGCACAAAAGCTAGCCGAAAGAGAAGCCCAGAGAAGAAAACAGGCAGAAATGAAGGCCAGACGAGAGGCAGAAGAGAAAAAACGAGCATTGAATGCTCTAGCTCAGAACGACGTCCGATATAGAAAATACACTATAGAGGAGATTGAGGAATCTACTGAAAAGTTCTCTGAAAAATTGAAGATAGGAGAAGGTGGATACGGTCCCGTTTATGGTGGCAAACTTGATCATACGGCTGTTGCGATTAAAGTTTTAAGACCTGACGCTGCTCAAGGACGGAAGCAATTCCAACAAGAG GTGGAGGTTCTCTGTTGTATTAGACATCCAAACATGGTACTTCTTCTTGGAGCATGCCCTGAGTATGGTTGCTTGGTATATGAGTACATGCATAATGGAAGCTTAGAAGACAGACTTTTCCGGAGAGGGAATAGCCCTCCGTTATCCTGGAGACGACGATTCAAAATAGCTGCTGAAATTGCAACCGCACTCCTCTTTCTTCACCAAGCAAAGCCAGAGCCGCTTGTGCACAGAGACCTTAAACCAGCTAACATTCTCCTGGACCGCAATTTTGTGAGCAAAATTAGTGATGTTGGCCTGGCCCGGTTAGTCCCACCTTCTGTAGCTGATCAAGTCACACAGTATCATCTGACTTCAGCAGCTGGCACATTTTGTTACATTGATCCTGAGTACCAACAAACAGGGAAGTTGACGACAAAATCAGATATTTACTCGTTTGGAATAATGTTGCTTCAAATTATTACTGCCAAGCCTCCAATGGGTCTGGCTCACCATGTGCAAAGGGCTATTGAGAAAGATAGGTTTGATGAGATGCTTGATCCTACAATTTCAGATTGTCCATTGGAGGAGGCCACAAATTTTGCAAAGTTGGCATTGAAGTGTGCTGAATTGAGGAAGAGAGACAGGCCTGATCTTGGAACGGTTATAGTTCCAGAGCTCAATAGGTTAAGAGATATTGGGAGGAGTTCTGACAAACGTGAAAGCCGGAATCACTATTCACGCTCTTCTGCATCTGCATCAAGTTCCAGTTCGAAGCCGCAGTCATCAAATGAG GATACCAGAGTTATTTATACCGACGAAGGAAGTTAG
- the LOC103488505 gene encoding U-box domain-containing protein 51 isoform X1, which produces MSPSSYPLEDGIPLNTTAVAIDKDKNSHHAVRWAIDHLVISNPLIILIHVRHKANQGASDSENGETDAQQLFVPYRGYCARKGVQLKEVVLDDPDISKALVDYVHKNCINSFVVGASTRSALARKFKAPDVPTSIIKTAPEFCSVYVISKAKIISARAALRPVANTAMPPRQPSPLGVQSNGQPDSSSEPENGAKMQVAKEGWKSAGTERMLAERNGGGKPAKALTRERPKTSPTNISLENIEVPNRGSRSSFSRDSISDDNMMTAQMAFGSMDATAQSLDFSASSNLSMDSASQSTRELEAEMKRLKLELKQTMDMYSSACKEAISAKNKARELSQWKQDEARKFEEVRLAEEAALAIAEMEKAKCKAAIEAAEAAQKLAEREAQRRKQAEMKARREAEEKKRALNALAQNDVRYRKYTIEEIEESTEKFSEKLKIGEGGYGPVYGGKLDHTAVAIKVLRPDAAQGRKQFQQEVEVLCCIRHPNMVLLLGACPEYGCLVYEYMHNGSLEDRLFRRGNSPPLSWRRRFKIAAEIATALLFLHQAKPEPLVHRDLKPANILLDRNFVSKISDVGLARLVPPSVADQVTQYHLTSAAGTFCYIDPEYQQTGKLTTKSDIYSFGIMLLQIITAKPPMGLAHHVQRAIEKDRFDEMLDPTISDCPLEEATNFAKLALKCAELRKRDRPDLGTVIVPELNRLRDIGRSSDKRESRNHYSRSSASASSSSSKPQSSNEDTRVIYTDEGS; this is translated from the exons ATGTCTCCCTCCTCTTATCCACTAGAAGATGGGATTCCCTTGAACACCACGGCGGTCGCCATTGATAAGGATAAAAATAGCCATCACGCCGTACGATGGGCTATTGATCATTTGGTCATTAGCAATCCACTTATCATTCTCATTCATGTTAGGCATAAAGCTAATC AGGGTGCGAGCGATTCTGAAAATGGCGAAACTGATGCCCAGCAGCTATTTGTTCCTTACCGTGGATATTGTGCTCGTAAAGGG GTTCAGCTGAAGGAGGTTGTTCTTGACGATCCTGATATTTCCAAAGCGCTTGTTGACTACGTTCATAAGAATTGCATCAACAGTTTTGTAGTTGGAGCTTCAACAAGAAGTGCTTTAGCAAG GAAATTTAAAGCCCCCGATGTGCCAACCAGCATAATAAAAACTGCCCCAGAATTTTGTTCTGTTTATGTAATATCAAAAGCGAAGATAATATCTGCCAGGGCAGCTCTTCGGCCAGTGGCTAATACCGCCATGCCACCAAGACAACCATCGCCGCTTGGAGTTCAGTCAAATGGTCAACCAGACAGCAGCAGCGAACCAGAAAATGGAGCCAA AATGCAAGTAGCAAAGGAAGGATGGAAAAGTGCTGGTACAGAGAGAATGCTCGCTGAAAGGAATGGAGGTGGAAAACCAGCAAAAGCATTGACCCGCGAGAGGCCAAAAACTTCTCCGACTAATATATCATTGGAAAACATAGAGGTTCCAAATCGAGGGTCTAGGTCTTCATTTAGTCGTGATTCGATATCTGATGACAATATGATGACTGCACAAATGGCTTTTGGTTCAATGGATGCGACTGCTCAAAGTTTAGATTTCAGTGCTAGCTCAAATTTGTCAATGGACTCTGCTTCACAATCTACT CGGGAACTAGAGGCTGAGATGAAAAGATTGAAGTTGGAATTAAAGCAAACCATGGATATGTATAGCTCAGCCTGCAAAGAGGCAATCTCAGCCAAGAACAAG GCAAGAGAACTAAGTCAGTGGAAGCAGGATGAGGCACGTAAGTTTGAGGAAGTCAGGCTAGCCGAAGAGGCTGCTCTTGCTATTGCCGAGATGGAGAAAGCCAAGTGCAAAGCTGCCATTGAAGCAGCAGAGGCAGCACAAAAGCTAGCCGAAAGAGAAGCCCAGAGAAGAAAACAGGCAGAAATGAAGGCCAGACGAGAGGCAGAAGAGAAAAAACGAGCATTGAATGCTCTAGCTCAGAACGACGTCCGATATAGAAAATACACTATAGAGGAGATTGAGGAATCTACTGAAAAGTTCTCTGAAAAATTGAAGATAGGAGAAGGTGGATACGGTCCCGTTTATGGTGGCAAACTTGATCATACGGCTGTTGCGATTAAAGTTTTAAGACCTGACGCTGCTCAAGGACGGAAGCAATTCCAACAAGAG GTGGAGGTTCTCTGTTGTATTAGACATCCAAACATGGTACTTCTTCTTGGAGCATGCCCTGAGTATGGTTGCTTGGTATATGAGTACATGCATAATGGAAGCTTAGAAGACAGACTTTTCCGGAGAGGGAATAGCCCTCCGTTATCCTGGAGACGACGATTCAAAATAGCTGCTGAAATTGCAACCGCACTCCTCTTTCTTCACCAAGCAAAGCCAGAGCCGCTTGTGCACAGAGACCTTAAACCAGCTAACATTCTCCTGGACCGCAATTTTGTGAGCAAAATTAGTGATGTTGGCCTGGCCCGGTTAGTCCCACCTTCTGTAGCTGATCAAGTCACACAGTATCATCTGACTTCAGCAGCTGGCACATTTTGTTACATTGATCCTGAGTACCAACAAACAGGGAAGTTGACGACAAAATCAGATATTTACTCGTTTGGAATAATGTTGCTTCAAATTATTACTGCCAAGCCTCCAATGGGTCTGGCTCACCATGTGCAAAGGGCTATTGAGAAAGATAGGTTTGATGAGATGCTTGATCCTACAATTTCAGATTGTCCATTGGAGGAGGCCACAAATTTTGCAAAGTTGGCATTGAAGTGTGCTGAATTGAGGAAGAGAGACAGGCCTGATCTTGGAACGGTTATAGTTCCAGAGCTCAATAGGTTAAGAGATATTGGGAGGAGTTCTGACAAACGTGAAAGCCGGAATCACTATTCACGCTCTTCTGCATCTGCATCAAGTTCCAGTTCGAAGCCGCAGTCATCAAATGAG GATACCAGAGTTATTTATACCGACGAAGGAAGTTAG
- the LOC103488504 gene encoding classical arabinogalactan protein 9-like, which translates to MEHFSKTLHFSSILILLILPLAGAAPEDGRVVQVVPPVSLLCISECSTCPTICAPPPPPPTVLKSPPPVPHVPPLAYFPLNSPPPRPTSSPPPPSPSPPPPPATATAVSSHSPPPPAFRYYFNLPPPPPVLIPVPVPPSATAAPRGNTNSNAYNYYFYAPASSSAPPSLPTAFFWGLFLFHLILCSW; encoded by the coding sequence ATGGAACATTTCTCCAAAACCCTCCATTTCTCTTCCATTCTCATTCTTCTTATCCTCCCCCTCGCTGGGGCGGCGCCCGAGGACGGCCGTGTCGTCCAGGTCGTTCCTCCGGTTAGCCTACTTTGTATCAGCGAATGTTCAACTTGTCCCACCATTTGCGCTCCACCACCGCCACCGCCCACTGTGCTCAAGTCACCTCCGCCGGTGCCTCACGTGCCACCACTGGCTTACTTTCCACTCAATTCACCCCCACCTCGACCAACCTCATCTCCACCCCCGCCGTCGCCTTCACCTCCGCCACCTCCGGCTACGGCGACGGCGGTTTCTTCTCATTCCCCGCCACCACCCGCATTCAGATATTACTTCAACTTGCCACCACCACCGCCAGTGCTGATTCCGGTACCTGTGCCGCCGTCGGCGACTGCTGCACCTCGTGGAAATACGAATAGTAATGCTTATAATTACTACTTTTATGCTCCGGCATCATCGTCTGCTCCTCCGTCTCTTCCGACGGCGTTTTTTTGGGGTTTGTTTCTCTTCCACTTGATCTTGTGTTCATGGTGA